One genomic region from Evansella sp. LMS18 encodes:
- a CDS encoding chromate transporter, translating to MLLHTKSDNRLKALWEILIVSTRLGLTSFGGPIAHLGYFHNEYVQRRKWMDEKSYADLVALSQFLPGPASSQVGIGIGVMRAGVLGGIVSFIGFTLPSVIALIVFALLLQGTDVGLAGWIQGLKIVAVVVVAHAIMGMASKLAPDLKRKAIALFALVATLLWQTTFTQVGVILIAGFAGFLLYKQYEELKDSSVKFPVSRRFGAVCLALFFGLLILLPLAREAVAWNWVAMFDSFYRSGSLVFGGGHVVLPLLEREFVPNGWVTEEAFLAGYGAAQAVPGPLFTFASYLGAVMGGWQGGLLATAAIFLPAFLLILGTLPFWDILRRSPKIKGAFMGVNAAVVGILISAFYHPIWTSSILAPVDFAFAAVLFSMLVFWKLPPWVIVVAGAAGGAILSVVF from the coding sequence TTGTTATTGCATACTAAGTCTGACAACAGATTGAAGGCCCTTTGGGAAATCCTTATCGTCTCAACACGCCTGGGCCTTACTTCATTTGGCGGCCCAATAGCCCATTTAGGGTATTTTCACAACGAGTATGTGCAGCGGCGAAAGTGGATGGATGAAAAAAGCTACGCTGATTTAGTTGCACTAAGCCAGTTCCTCCCAGGCCCTGCCAGCAGCCAGGTAGGAATCGGGATTGGGGTTATGCGGGCCGGAGTACTGGGCGGAATCGTTTCCTTTATTGGATTCACCCTGCCTTCTGTCATTGCTTTAATTGTTTTCGCCCTGCTTCTTCAAGGTACGGATGTTGGGTTGGCCGGCTGGATACAAGGCCTTAAAATAGTGGCCGTGGTAGTAGTGGCCCATGCAATTATGGGGATGGCCTCCAAGCTTGCCCCCGATTTGAAAAGAAAAGCAATCGCGTTATTCGCATTAGTCGCCACGCTTTTATGGCAGACTACTTTCACCCAGGTAGGAGTCATCCTGATTGCAGGGTTTGCCGGTTTTCTGCTCTATAAGCAATATGAGGAGCTGAAGGATTCCAGCGTTAAATTTCCTGTTTCCCGCCGGTTTGGGGCTGTATGTCTCGCATTGTTTTTCGGACTGCTGATTCTCCTTCCCCTTGCTCGTGAGGCAGTTGCGTGGAACTGGGTAGCTATGTTTGACAGCTTTTACCGGTCCGGTTCCCTGGTATTTGGCGGCGGGCATGTAGTTTTACCGCTCCTGGAACGGGAATTTGTGCCTAATGGCTGGGTAACTGAAGAAGCGTTTTTAGCAGGTTATGGTGCGGCTCAGGCGGTTCCTGGCCCTTTGTTTACCTTCGCTTCTTATCTCGGAGCAGTGATGGGCGGCTGGCAAGGCGGGCTCCTCGCTACAGCAGCTATTTTTCTCCCTGCCTTCCTGCTGATTCTCGGCACACTGCCATTCTGGGATATTTTAAGACGGAGCCCAAAAATAAAAGGGGCATTCATGGGAGTGAATGCAGCAGTCGTGGGCATTTTGATCAGCGCATTTTATCACCCTATCTGGACAAGTTCGATTTTAGCTCCAGTCGATTTTGCGTTTGCAGCAGTACTCTTCAGCATGCTTGTATTCTGGAAGCTCCCGCCATGGGTGATTGTTGTTGCCGGAGCTGCCGGTGGAGCTATACTTTCAGTGGTTTTTTAA
- a CDS encoding efflux RND transporter permease subunit yields the protein MIRVTVFSKSMMTRRYAMFEYIIKKPKISTLFIILLTIVGMLTFFQLPQREIPEITVDMTTVTVPYPGASAEEVERNVTNPLESSLQGINGIDNHSSVSASGAATVVMEIEDGADRTNVLSNIRQAVSNAEAEFPEEAMQPVITDDTQMGALASYHLLSSERENLYELNGLIDEWSDAIRSIPGVEDTTIKGLPDEEITIIVSIEDLSDNGLQVPDVITAVEGELDTLPPGIQESEGELVQLTLPLIEDPEELNGLYIGQSMEEEAVYLEDIGTVEVLNERPEDLISYEQVPAVSFTVLPEEGVDIPSVYEAVNEEMMLLAQDLPEEVSLDLLYTQQTIIDEIFGDLSISFLFSILAVIIVTLLGLNLAAAFIVSFAIPISIFIGMVPLPFLQVDLNQISIIGFIIALGILVDDAIVVSDNIQRKYQEGSNPLKGALTGSKEVRSSIITSTLAIVFTFLPLLFISGANGDFIRAMPSVLITTIIASTIVSLSLVPVFLVWRENRRQGKNKKGDHGKKNVPLGILGKQLDRLADWYSSVILKKVVKNPWKTGITGLILCTLAYGLIPFIPVVFFPSADRPEVMVEVRLPAGTTIENTEAALYDMAGFVLEEEDSITEYAVYAGSGLPPLFGEGMSYTGEETGELLFRVDRDMTSAEEVINRWESPLQEEFPDAVIELSTIEAGPPVGAPIAITVKGPELNTINEIGEELKEFIGELPETGTVVDDQGSLQPAYHFEPDREMMAEHGITLQEISQQISLTTAGMPLGELDDGQTRRELRFVLTDGDQGLGALDEVPDFSEIELPSRNVTNEMGAPEILSLDELVTMEETSVIPRISHEDGERTLTVRVQPAGDQDALENQIEEYVEELRDDYSGYTIDVGGEQEERTDFFLELLTLFIVVVFLIYIVMAVQFNSLLLPVLIMSTVYLAVTGAIIGLFITQTGLGFMAMMGIVSLAGIVVRNSVVLIEFMEQRLADGYALEDAVTEAGRVRLRPILLTAVTAIAALLPVALSGDVLFVPLSIAIISGLIFSALFTVVIVPAFYTIIKR from the coding sequence ATGATAAGAGTAACAGTTTTTTCAAAATCGATGATGACAAGGAGATATGCAATGTTTGAGTACATAATAAAAAAGCCTAAAATATCCACTCTCTTTATTATTCTCTTAACTATAGTCGGTATGTTAACCTTTTTTCAGCTTCCCCAACGGGAAATTCCCGAGATAACAGTGGACATGACTACGGTCACCGTTCCCTACCCTGGCGCATCTGCCGAGGAAGTAGAGCGGAATGTTACCAATCCTCTTGAAAGTTCCCTCCAGGGGATTAACGGCATTGATAACCATTCATCGGTTTCCGCCTCTGGCGCCGCTACAGTTGTGATGGAAATAGAGGATGGCGCAGACCGTACAAACGTTTTATCTAATATCAGGCAGGCTGTCAGCAACGCAGAAGCAGAATTCCCGGAAGAAGCGATGCAGCCTGTTATAACAGACGATACACAAATGGGTGCTCTCGCTTCCTATCATCTTCTCAGCAGCGAGCGCGAAAATCTGTATGAATTAAACGGATTGATAGATGAATGGTCTGATGCCATCAGAAGTATCCCAGGTGTAGAAGATACAACAATTAAGGGACTGCCTGACGAAGAAATCACCATTATCGTAAGTATTGAAGATTTATCTGATAATGGCCTGCAGGTGCCTGATGTCATTACAGCTGTTGAAGGAGAACTGGATACTTTACCTCCGGGAATACAGGAGTCTGAAGGAGAACTCGTCCAGCTCACCCTTCCTCTCATTGAAGATCCTGAGGAGCTTAACGGACTTTATATTGGCCAGTCAATGGAAGAAGAGGCTGTTTACTTAGAAGATATAGGTACCGTGGAAGTCCTTAATGAAAGACCGGAAGATTTGATTTCCTATGAACAGGTACCTGCCGTTTCGTTTACAGTGCTTCCGGAAGAAGGTGTTGATATACCAAGTGTATATGAAGCAGTTAATGAAGAAATGATGCTTCTTGCTCAGGATCTCCCTGAAGAGGTGTCCCTCGACCTGCTGTATACACAACAGACAATCATTGATGAGATATTCGGCGATTTATCAATATCTTTCCTTTTTTCCATACTGGCGGTTATCATTGTAACTTTATTAGGTTTGAATTTGGCTGCTGCCTTTATCGTTTCATTTGCGATTCCAATATCTATATTTATAGGTATGGTCCCCCTTCCGTTTCTGCAGGTGGATTTAAATCAGATTTCCATTATCGGCTTCATTATCGCCCTTGGGATCCTGGTAGATGACGCGATTGTTGTCAGCGACAATATTCAGCGGAAATACCAGGAAGGAAGTAATCCGCTGAAGGGAGCCCTGACCGGGAGCAAGGAAGTCCGGTCATCAATCATTACTTCCACTCTGGCGATTGTGTTCACCTTTTTACCATTACTATTCATTTCCGGAGCAAACGGAGATTTTATCCGGGCAATGCCGAGCGTACTTATTACAACAATAATTGCTTCTACGATTGTTTCCCTCTCTCTCGTGCCTGTTTTTCTTGTCTGGCGAGAAAACAGACGCCAGGGGAAAAACAAGAAAGGGGATCATGGCAAAAAGAATGTTCCTCTTGGGATTCTAGGGAAGCAGTTAGACCGCCTTGCGGACTGGTACAGCAGTGTTATTTTGAAAAAAGTAGTTAAAAACCCGTGGAAAACAGGTATCACCGGGCTTATCCTCTGTACTCTGGCATACGGCCTGATTCCTTTTATACCTGTCGTGTTTTTTCCAAGCGCGGACCGCCCTGAGGTAATGGTCGAAGTAAGGCTTCCAGCGGGGACAACCATTGAAAATACGGAAGCAGCGCTGTATGATATGGCTGGATTTGTACTTGAAGAAGAAGATAGCATTACTGAATATGCTGTATACGCCGGTTCCGGCCTGCCTCCTCTTTTTGGAGAGGGCATGTCGTACACAGGCGAAGAGACAGGTGAGCTGCTGTTCCGTGTAGACAGGGATATGACCTCCGCGGAAGAGGTCATTAACCGCTGGGAGTCCCCTCTGCAGGAGGAATTCCCTGATGCAGTGATTGAACTTTCCACCATTGAAGCAGGACCTCCTGTAGGTGCTCCAATAGCGATTACAGTTAAAGGGCCGGAGCTGAACACAATCAATGAAATTGGTGAAGAGCTGAAGGAGTTTATTGGCGAGCTTCCTGAAACCGGAACTGTTGTGGATGATCAGGGTTCCCTTCAGCCTGCCTACCATTTTGAGCCTGATCGTGAAATGATGGCTGAGCATGGGATAACATTACAGGAAATCAGCCAGCAGATATCCCTGACTACTGCCGGAATGCCTCTCGGGGAACTGGACGACGGACAGACAAGAAGGGAACTTCGTTTTGTGCTTACGGACGGTGACCAGGGGCTGGGTGCCCTGGATGAAGTTCCTGACTTTAGCGAGATAGAGCTGCCGAGCAGGAATGTCACCAATGAAATGGGTGCACCGGAAATTCTTTCACTGGATGAGCTTGTCACAATGGAAGAAACTTCAGTTATCCCTCGAATATCCCATGAAGATGGGGAACGGACATTAACAGTCCGGGTCCAGCCAGCTGGAGACCAGGACGCACTGGAAAATCAGATTGAGGAATATGTAGAGGAACTTAGAGATGACTATTCTGGTTACACGATAGACGTTGGCGGAGAACAAGAAGAACGTACCGATTTCTTCCTGGAACTGCTCACTTTATTCATCGTGGTTGTTTTCCTGATATACATCGTCATGGCTGTTCAGTTTAACTCACTCCTGCTTCCAGTCTTAATCATGAGTACAGTCTATCTGGCTGTAACCGGTGCGATAATAGGGTTATTCATTACCCAGACAGGCCTTGGTTTTATGGCCATGATGGGGATTGTATCTCTTGCAGGCATTGTTGTCAGAAACTCAGTCGTGCTGATTGAATTCATGGAACAACGCCTGGCCGATGGCTATGCATTAGAGGATGCCGTAACAGAAGCAGGACGTGTAAGGCTGCGCCCAATTCTTCTGACAGCAGTCACTGCTATTGCCGCCCTGCTTCCTGTAGCATTAAGCGGAGATGTCCTGTTTGTTCCTCTGTCCATTGCGATAATTTCCGGCTTAATCTTTTCCGCTCTGTTTACTGTCGTTATTGTACCAGCGTTCTATACAATAATTAAACGGTAG
- a CDS encoding nuclease-related domain-containing protein: MSSVSCIKPRLTPREIVYFQALLPRFPLSTNDLNYYRNKVKGYEGECFFDNLLLKNFSTQGYLVPYLNFEQNNTSCQIDTLLITQQKIYLFEVKNFEGEHYIEGGNWCLRASNKTITNPVHQMQRAETLLRQLLKPLRLDIQIESYVVFVNPEFTLYHAPFDLPVILPTQLNRFMKTLSHQTSTLYNSHRKLAEFLLDNHLDDPESRRKVKYDYENLKKGAICSKCSSFDVVVGYHKTICDYCGHSQANEENLLEAIKAFKLLFPEKRVTINNINEWSNSEHSTKTIRRVLKNNFELVNLGRYSYYV; encoded by the coding sequence ATGAGCTCTGTCTCATGTATTAAACCCCGCTTAACCCCTCGTGAAATTGTGTATTTTCAGGCGCTTTTGCCCCGTTTCCCATTGTCCACAAATGACCTCAATTATTATCGCAACAAAGTGAAAGGCTATGAAGGCGAATGTTTCTTCGATAATTTGCTTCTTAAGAATTTTTCAACGCAAGGTTATCTTGTCCCCTATTTAAACTTTGAGCAAAACAACACCAGCTGCCAAATCGATACACTGTTAATCACCCAGCAGAAAATATATCTGTTTGAAGTGAAAAATTTTGAAGGTGAACATTATATCGAGGGCGGTAACTGGTGCCTGCGAGCTTCAAATAAAACGATAACTAATCCTGTCCACCAGATGCAAAGAGCTGAAACTCTTCTTCGCCAGTTGCTTAAGCCCCTCCGTTTGGATATCCAGATTGAATCCTATGTCGTATTTGTAAACCCGGAATTTACTTTATATCATGCTCCGTTTGATCTTCCTGTTATTTTACCCACGCAGTTAAACCGCTTTATGAAGACATTGAGTCATCAAACATCCACTCTTTATAATAGCCACAGGAAGCTGGCTGAATTTCTTCTTGATAACCATCTGGATGATCCCGAAAGTAGACGTAAAGTAAAATATGATTATGAAAATTTAAAGAAGGGAGCGATTTGCAGTAAATGCAGCTCGTTTGATGTTGTTGTGGGTTATCACAAAACAATCTGTGACTATTGTGGACATAGTCAAGCTAATGAGGAAAACTTACTTGAAGCGATTAAGGCCTTTAAGCTGCTGTTTCCGGAAAAGAGAGTTACTATAAATAATATTAATGAATGGTCTAACTCTGAACATTCCACAAAGACTATCAGAAGAGTATTAAAAAACAATTTTGAGCTGGTAAACCTTGGTAGATACAGTTATTATGTATAG
- a CDS encoding FAD-binding dehydrogenase has product MKYDVIVVGAGLAGLTAAAELTDAGKRVLLLDQEPEASLGGQAWWSFGGLFLVDSPEQRRMGIKDSKDLAWQDWLGTASFDREDDEDYWAKKWAEAYVDFAADEKRDWLHKLGIRFFPVVGWAERGGYLAEGHGNSVPRFHIVWGTGPGLVKPFEQRVRLAIGNGLADYKPRHRVNELLTKNGAVTGVTGDILATSNAGRGEASSREAVGSFTYEAEAVLITSGGIGGNFDLIRKNWPDRLGPAPENMLSGVPEHVDGRMLEITERAGGRLVNRDRMWHYTEGIKNWNPVWEKHGIRILPGPSSMWLDAEGRRFPAPNLPGFDTLGTLETILKTGYDYSWFILTQKVIEKEFALSGSEQNPDLTGKSVRKVLSRVLPGAPAPVQAFMDKGEDFVIADTLTELVDGMNKLTGKNLINYEDIKRQVSARDRELDNAFTKDLQITALRGARNYRGDKLVRVAPPHKFLDPENGPLVAVRLNILSRKTLGGLQTDLSGRVLGMAGSHVPGLYAAGEAAGFGGGGVHGYRSLEGTFLGGCLFSGRQTGRGIAEDLK; this is encoded by the coding sequence ATGAAATACGATGTGATTGTAGTCGGGGCAGGACTTGCAGGACTTACAGCAGCCGCCGAATTGACTGATGCCGGAAAAAGGGTGCTTCTTTTAGATCAGGAGCCGGAAGCTTCCCTTGGGGGACAGGCATGGTGGTCCTTTGGCGGCCTTTTTCTCGTCGATTCACCGGAACAGCGCAGAATGGGAATTAAAGATTCAAAGGATTTAGCATGGCAGGACTGGCTTGGCACAGCCAGCTTCGACAGAGAGGACGATGAGGATTACTGGGCAAAGAAATGGGCGGAAGCATATGTAGATTTCGCTGCTGATGAAAAACGGGACTGGCTGCACAAACTAGGAATCCGCTTTTTCCCTGTTGTAGGCTGGGCAGAACGGGGAGGCTATCTTGCAGAAGGACATGGGAATTCAGTTCCTCGTTTTCATATAGTATGGGGTACAGGCCCGGGACTGGTAAAACCATTTGAACAGAGAGTCCGTCTGGCCATCGGCAATGGTTTAGCGGATTATAAGCCCCGTCACCGTGTTAATGAGCTCCTTACTAAAAACGGTGCAGTCACAGGTGTGACTGGCGATATACTTGCAACAAGCAACGCTGGACGGGGCGAAGCCAGTTCCAGGGAAGCTGTTGGGAGTTTTACATATGAAGCTGAAGCAGTGTTAATCACAAGCGGCGGAATTGGCGGAAACTTTGATTTAATACGCAAGAACTGGCCTGACCGCCTCGGTCCTGCTCCTGAAAATATGCTATCCGGTGTTCCTGAACATGTGGACGGCCGGATGCTTGAGATTACAGAGAGGGCAGGCGGTCGCCTCGTAAACAGAGACAGGATGTGGCATTATACAGAGGGAATCAAAAACTGGAATCCTGTCTGGGAAAAACACGGAATCCGGATTCTTCCCGGCCCTTCTTCCATGTGGCTGGACGCAGAAGGACGGCGGTTCCCTGCACCTAACCTTCCTGGATTCGATACGCTCGGCACGCTGGAGACCATATTAAAGACAGGCTATGATTACTCCTGGTTCATTCTCACCCAGAAGGTAATCGAGAAAGAATTTGCTTTATCCGGCTCTGAACAAAACCCGGACCTGACCGGGAAAAGCGTACGAAAAGTACTCTCCCGGGTGCTGCCCGGAGCCCCTGCCCCTGTACAGGCATTTATGGACAAGGGCGAAGATTTTGTGATTGCCGATACACTTACCGAGCTCGTGGACGGCATGAATAAGCTTACCGGGAAAAATCTGATTAACTACGAAGACATCAAGCGCCAGGTTTCAGCCCGTGACAGAGAACTGGATAATGCTTTTACAAAGGATCTGCAAATAACTGCACTTCGAGGAGCCAGGAACTACCGGGGGGACAAGCTGGTGAGGGTTGCCCCGCCCCACAAATTCCTTGATCCTGAAAACGGTCCGCTGGTCGCTGTCCGGTTAAATATACTGAGCCGGAAAACACTCGGCGGCCTTCAGACTGATTTGTCAGGAAGAGTGCTCGGCATGGCAGGCAGTCACGTGCCAGGCCTTTATGCCGCTGGAGAAGCAGCCGGATTTGGGGGCGGAGGTGTACACGGTTACCGTTCCCTTGAAGGCACCTTTTTAGGCGGCTGTCTGTTCAGCGGAAGGCAGACAGGGCGGGGAATTGCTGAGGACCTTAAATAA
- a CDS encoding tyrosine-type recombinase/integrase produces the protein MEKHNSEYTGMLDSFAGYLSAKGRSENTIKTYIGVLQLFLQWMNTNGRVMNELSSKDIEDYLDFLENKQKRSTSTIKKTCNTLNTFAKSIGRPEIVQDIPVFEKEEGEFFPEAMTEKEVQELLNQIEKDGNKRNIAIAYTLLETGVRVSELCSLNIRDIELNSKHHTGQLTVRGQGNDQQRTIPLPKSLVHHLKEYLETRMDEEKAVFLSNYNKRISSRTVQHMLKQYGVYPHKLRHTFCYRLIEKGLDVSIVAQLAGHSDIHVTKQYIKAVKLAEEEIKEA, from the coding sequence GTGGAAAAACATAATTCAGAATATACTGGCATGTTAGATTCCTTTGCTGGCTATCTCTCCGCAAAGGGTAGATCAGAAAATACGATTAAGACCTATATCGGGGTGTTGCAATTATTTTTGCAGTGGATGAACACTAACGGGAGAGTGATGAATGAACTCTCCTCAAAAGATATAGAGGATTACCTTGATTTTTTAGAAAATAAACAAAAGCGCAGCACTTCAACGATTAAGAAGACATGCAACACCCTTAATACGTTTGCAAAATCTATCGGGCGACCGGAAATTGTTCAGGATATTCCTGTCTTTGAAAAAGAAGAAGGAGAGTTCTTTCCGGAAGCAATGACGGAGAAAGAGGTTCAGGAGCTGCTAAACCAGATTGAAAAGGACGGTAATAAAAGGAACATAGCGATTGCTTATACACTTTTAGAAACAGGCGTCCGTGTATCTGAACTATGCTCTTTAAACATTAGAGACATTGAATTAAATTCAAAACATCATACTGGCCAGCTTACTGTAAGAGGCCAGGGGAATGATCAACAGCGGACTATACCGCTGCCTAAATCCCTCGTTCATCACCTGAAGGAGTATTTGGAAACAAGGATGGACGAAGAAAAAGCAGTATTTTTATCAAACTATAATAAAAGAATTTCATCCCGGACAGTGCAGCATATGTTAAAGCAATACGGCGTATATCCCCATAAACTGCGGCATACGTTTTGCTACAGGCTTATTGAAAAAGGACTTGATGTTTCGATTGTGGCACAGCTGGCAGGACATTCCGATATCCATGTAACGAAACAATATATAAAGGCTGTTAAATTAGCAGAGGAAGAAATAAAAGAAGCGTAG